A genomic stretch from Microbacterium proteolyticum includes:
- a CDS encoding ABC transporter substrate-binding protein, which yields MTISHAHGETTILAAPERVVVQGSSAEDAVAALGVVPVAVPHEYGTTDGYTEWFTDYVTGELGADLPPVLTADGDGSYDPEEVLSYAPDVIFAPYSGMTEAEYKQFSDIAPTIPYAQTPWTYGGWSDVVQLAGTVLGRSDRARELIAQTTDTISAAADDHPQLAGRSFIFGEWVEDGMTDLAVYSPEDPRTNLLRGFGMIDAPSVNEAVGTFADQYYGYVSLENVDTLSTDVYVGWANSPEKIDQTLANPLMARWAPIAEGRYFYVQDPPLLAAITVPSVLSVPWAIDQGLLDDLSSAVAGTPAVRAASGSAE from the coding sequence GTGACCATCTCTCACGCGCACGGGGAAACGACCATCCTCGCCGCCCCGGAGCGCGTCGTGGTCCAGGGAAGCAGCGCGGAGGACGCGGTCGCCGCCCTGGGTGTCGTCCCCGTGGCGGTGCCACACGAGTACGGCACGACGGACGGTTACACCGAGTGGTTCACCGATTACGTGACCGGTGAGCTCGGCGCCGATCTCCCTCCGGTGCTCACCGCGGACGGCGATGGCTCCTACGACCCCGAAGAGGTGCTGAGCTACGCGCCCGACGTGATCTTCGCCCCGTACTCGGGGATGACGGAGGCGGAGTACAAGCAGTTCAGCGACATCGCCCCGACGATTCCCTACGCACAGACGCCGTGGACGTACGGCGGCTGGTCGGATGTCGTGCAGCTCGCCGGCACCGTTCTCGGACGTTCCGATCGAGCGCGAGAGCTCATCGCGCAGACGACGGACACGATCAGCGCGGCCGCCGACGACCACCCCCAGCTCGCGGGACGCAGCTTCATCTTCGGCGAATGGGTCGAGGACGGCATGACGGACCTCGCGGTCTACTCGCCCGAAGACCCTCGCACGAACCTGCTCCGCGGATTCGGGATGATCGATGCCCCGTCGGTGAACGAGGCGGTGGGTACTTTCGCCGACCAGTACTACGGCTACGTCAGTCTCGAGAACGTGGACACCCTCTCCACCGATGTCTACGTCGGTTGGGCCAACAGTCCCGAGAAGATCGACCAGACCTTGGCCAATCCGCTCATGGCTCGGTGGGCACCGATCGCGGAAGGACGGTACTTCTACGTTCAGGACCCTCCGCTGTTGGCAGCGATCACCGTGCCGTCGGTGTTGAGCGTCCCGTGGGCGATCGACCAAGGGCTCCTCGACGACCTCTCGTCCGCTGTCGCGGGTACGCCCGCCGTCCGCGCGGCATCAGGATCCGCCGAATGA
- a CDS encoding siderophore-interacting protein has translation MNVRDTYPGLPSTYAPRVHVAEVTAVARVGAGMVRVTLGGPEMSDYPTTGIGDEYVRLFFPDEPDEHVRLPFVAGRGWDYPEGVEPSVMRTYTMRAHRPGSVDVDFVSHEGGVAAAWAAQARVGQQVGLTPPIALYDRPSWARRQVLLADQPALPAALRIAELTGAAIETTVIAEVPTSEHQLGVEAIGIHPAYVWLRGSGNGRAPSALVSALRRANIDQETYVWVAGETRLTRDARKYLRHERRLAGEAYKCVGYWTDHAEEWEARYEQLGKEFHDRLDALYASEGDAEEIADQISEMYETAGL, from the coding sequence ATGAACGTGCGCGACACCTACCCGGGTCTCCCGTCGACATACGCGCCCCGCGTCCACGTCGCCGAGGTCACGGCGGTGGCCCGCGTCGGGGCGGGAATGGTCCGCGTCACTCTGGGCGGCCCGGAGATGAGCGACTACCCCACGACCGGCATCGGGGACGAGTACGTCCGTCTCTTCTTCCCCGACGAGCCCGACGAGCACGTACGACTGCCCTTCGTCGCCGGCCGCGGGTGGGATTACCCGGAAGGGGTCGAGCCCTCCGTCATGCGGACCTACACGATGCGCGCGCACCGCCCCGGCTCCGTGGACGTCGACTTCGTGTCGCACGAGGGTGGGGTCGCGGCCGCCTGGGCGGCACAGGCACGCGTCGGGCAGCAGGTCGGGCTCACCCCGCCCATCGCCCTCTACGACCGTCCCTCGTGGGCACGCCGCCAGGTTCTTCTCGCGGACCAGCCCGCCCTTCCCGCGGCTCTCCGGATCGCGGAACTGACCGGCGCCGCGATCGAGACGACGGTGATCGCCGAGGTGCCCACGAGCGAACATCAGCTCGGCGTGGAAGCGATCGGCATCCATCCCGCCTACGTCTGGTTGCGAGGAAGTGGGAACGGTCGCGCCCCGAGCGCGCTGGTCAGCGCCCTGCGCCGGGCAAACATCGACCAGGAGACGTACGTGTGGGTCGCGGGCGAGACCCGTCTGACCCGCGACGCCCGGAAGTACCTCCGACACGAACGTCGGCTGGCGGGCGAAGCGTACAAGTGCGTGGGGTACTGGACCGACCACGCGGAGGAGTGGGAAGCGCGCTACGAGCAGCTCGGGAAGGAGTTCCACGACCGGCTCGATGCGCTCTACGCCAGCGAGGGCGACGCCGAAGAGATCGCCGACCAGATCTCAGAGATGTACGAGACAGCCGGACTCTGA